A section of the Alkalihalobacillus sp. LMS39 genome encodes:
- a CDS encoding phosphatase PAP2 family protein — protein sequence MNQTDILIWITKWQNPFLDFIASILTFLGNEEFYFLILPLIYWCFSKQMGFRLFYIFLLSMYSNAFLKVNIAVTRPIGSEGISSIFVESAQVGSHYPHDSFPSGHAQGSTTLWGYLAYMVKQRNFTIFACILIFLISCSRLYSGLHWPIDVISGILIGLGIILLSFQLQQWMSATTSTMKWGIVTLIPLVLMFVFPHDEGIKYSAFLLGAGIGYLLEKSFVNMEISPVLWRKIVVYVMGIIGIFALQGGLKVLLPPLLMWDFTRYVIIGLWGLLGAPYLFVLFGLYKKSPEEKDNDL from the coding sequence ATGAATCAAACTGATATTTTAATCTGGATTACAAAATGGCAAAATCCGTTTTTGGATTTTATCGCAAGTATCCTCACCTTTTTGGGAAATGAGGAATTTTATTTTTTAATTTTACCGTTGATTTATTGGTGTTTTTCGAAACAAATGGGATTTCGTCTTTTTTATATTTTTTTATTATCTATGTATAGTAATGCATTCCTGAAAGTAAATATTGCTGTAACGAGACCGATCGGTTCAGAAGGAATTTCGTCTATATTTGTAGAATCTGCTCAAGTAGGAAGTCATTATCCTCATGATTCATTTCCAAGTGGACATGCTCAAGGTTCGACGACTTTGTGGGGGTATTTAGCTTATATGGTGAAACAGAGAAATTTCACGATATTTGCTTGTATTCTCATCTTCCTTATTTCATGTTCGCGCTTATATTCTGGTCTACACTGGCCAATAGATGTGATAAGTGGCATCCTTATCGGTTTAGGGATCATTTTATTATCATTTCAATTACAGCAGTGGATGTCAGCTACAACGTCAACAATGAAATGGGGGATCGTGACACTCATTCCGTTAGTTCTGATGTTTGTGTTCCCGCATGATGAGGGGATTAAATACAGTGCGTTTTTATTAGGAGCAGGCATCGGATATTTGCTTGAAAAGTCATTCGTCAATATGGAAATTTCTCCAGTTCTTTGGAGAAAAATAGTCGTTTATGTTATGGGGATTATTGGGATTTTTGCGTTGCAAGGTGGGCTAAAGGTACTTTTACCTCCTCTTTTAATGTGGGACTTTACCCGTTATGTCATCATAGGGTTATGGGGGTTGTTAGGAGCGCCTTATTTGTTTGTTTTGTTTGGACTATATAAAAAGTCACCCGAAGAAAAAGATAACGACTTATAA
- a CDS encoding GntR family transcriptional regulator produces the protein MFELDNRSRSPIYEQIIEKIKNLIMNQVLQPDEKLPSVRMLSNQITVNPNTIQKAYRELERQGYLYSVIGKGYFVVSIDIMPNEDKRNEVEAELFKLLTEAVFLGLTKDELLQLYTKAKKVTEGGESS, from the coding sequence ATGTTTGAGCTTGATAACCGAAGTCGAAGCCCTATTTACGAACAGATTATTGAAAAAATTAAAAACTTAATTATGAACCAAGTGTTACAACCAGATGAAAAATTACCTTCTGTTCGAATGCTATCCAATCAAATTACAGTGAATCCCAATACAATACAAAAAGCCTATCGCGAACTAGAACGCCAAGGCTATTTGTATTCTGTTATTGGTAAAGGATATTTCGTCGTTTCGATCGATATTATGCCTAATGAAGATAAACGAAATGAAGTTGAAGCAGAACTATTTAAGCTTTTAACAGAAGCCGTCTTTCTAGGATTAACAAAAGATGAACTGTTACAACTTTATACTAAAGCAAAAAAGGTAACTGAAGGAGGCGAATCCTCATGA
- a CDS encoding GNAT family N-acetyltransferase, with amino-acid sequence MLVELHRERFFQVTSFFEEKLHYIPVMTVLNGQYPGRVFVDNVHKPTVVVVIAINRWIYIEGTIPTELEGRLLFNMERIISFVGEDIDRFEVYANNKGVWEEEFLAPHRRYNAKKHYESTYTFNKQEFYQMKSKFAAKDNLSIHIERFPMLPEKYAVSAYSHYLQETKIGARIKKGKNTVTICKNNGFEYDNYYFIDVDTFQEEDRGKGYAFIAAALVIEYELERGLEPLWETTNHNEASHRLATKLGFKKEVSYPVYTFYKKESKEKENE; translated from the coding sequence ATGTTAGTAGAATTACATCGTGAGCGCTTTTTTCAAGTCACTTCGTTTTTTGAAGAAAAGCTGCACTATATTCCAGTGATGACAGTATTGAATGGACAATATCCAGGTCGTGTTTTTGTTGACAATGTTCATAAACCAACAGTTGTTGTTGTCATTGCTATTAATCGATGGATATATATAGAAGGAACGATTCCAACTGAGTTAGAAGGAAGACTTCTTTTTAATATGGAAAGGATCATTTCTTTTGTTGGTGAAGATATCGATAGATTTGAAGTGTATGCAAATAATAAGGGAGTATGGGAAGAGGAGTTTCTCGCTCCCCATCGTCGTTACAATGCAAAAAAGCATTATGAGTCAACATATACATTCAATAAACAGGAATTTTATCAAATGAAATCTAAGTTTGCAGCAAAAGATAATCTTTCTATTCATATTGAGCGTTTCCCTATGCTACCAGAGAAATATGCGGTTTCCGCTTACTCACACTATTTGCAAGAAACAAAAATTGGAGCGAGAATAAAAAAAGGAAAAAATACAGTTACAATTTGTAAAAACAACGGCTTTGAATACGATAATTATTATTTTATTGATGTCGATACTTTTCAAGAAGAAGACAGAGGTAAAGGTTATGCCTTTATTGCAGCAGCACTCGTGATTGAATATGAGTTAGAACGAGGATTAGAGCCTTTATGGGAAACGACCAATCATAATGAAGCTTCACACCGTTTAGCAACGAAATTAGGGTTTAAAAAAGAGGTATCTTATCCTGTCTATACGTTTTACAAAAAAGAATCGAAAGAAAAAGAAAACGAGTAA
- a CDS encoding alpha-glucosidase gives MEKRYWWKESVVYQIYPRSFMDSNGDGIGDLNGIISKLDYLQELGIDVVWLSPVYESPNDDNGYDISNYQAIMDEFGTMEDWERLLEEMHNRGIKLIMDLVVNHSSDEHAWFVESRKSKENKYRDYYIWRDGKDGKEPNNWSSFFSGSAWQFDEATEQYFLHLFSKKQPDLNWENPQLRKEVYDMMTWWLEKGIDGFRMDVINMISKEEGLPDAPSVPGEQYSSGHEFFMNGPRIHEFLQEMNKEVLSKYDILTVGETPGVSPEDAVLYTAEDRNEVNMLFQFEHMDLDSGNGKWDVKPLQLADLKWSLSRWQKGLENQGWNSLYWNNHDQPRIVSRFGNDKEYRNKSAKMLGTLLHMMKGTPYIYQGEEIGMTNVKFPDISDYKDIETINMYNEKLEAGLDKDSIMNSIYIKGRDNARTPMQWDDSEHSGFTIGTPWINVNPNYATINVKQALEDKDSVFYYYKKLIHTRKSNDIIIYGSYDIWQEDHSQVFAYTRTFKEQTLFVACNFYGDTTTITLPDIFASEQRQILITNDDEEQLNGTILTLKPYEAKVYLV, from the coding sequence ATGGAAAAACGATATTGGTGGAAAGAAAGTGTTGTATATCAAATCTATCCACGAAGTTTTATGGATAGTAATGGAGATGGAATTGGAGATTTAAACGGAATCATTTCTAAATTAGATTATCTACAAGAGTTAGGAATAGACGTTGTCTGGTTATCTCCCGTTTATGAATCACCAAATGATGATAATGGATACGACATTAGTAATTACCAAGCCATCATGGATGAATTCGGAACAATGGAAGATTGGGAGCGTTTGCTTGAGGAAATGCATAACCGTGGGATTAAATTAATTATGGACCTTGTAGTCAATCATAGTTCAGATGAACATGCTTGGTTTGTAGAGTCTAGAAAATCAAAAGAGAATAAATATCGCGACTATTATATTTGGCGAGATGGAAAAGACGGGAAAGAACCGAACAATTGGTCATCTTTTTTCAGTGGTTCAGCATGGCAATTTGATGAAGCAACTGAACAGTATTTTCTCCACTTGTTTTCAAAAAAACAACCCGATTTAAACTGGGAAAACCCTCAACTTCGAAAAGAAGTTTATGACATGATGACATGGTGGCTTGAGAAAGGAATTGACGGCTTCCGCATGGATGTCATTAACATGATTTCAAAGGAAGAAGGGTTACCTGATGCTCCTTCGGTCCCTGGTGAACAGTATAGCTCTGGCCATGAGTTTTTTATGAACGGTCCACGAATTCATGAATTTTTGCAAGAAATGAACAAAGAAGTGTTATCAAAATACGATATTCTCACGGTCGGAGAAACACCTGGTGTCTCACCAGAAGATGCTGTTCTATATACAGCAGAAGACCGAAATGAAGTGAATATGCTCTTTCAATTTGAACATATGGATTTAGACTCTGGTAATGGAAAGTGGGATGTGAAACCATTACAATTAGCAGACTTAAAATGGAGTTTATCACGTTGGCAAAAAGGGTTAGAAAATCAAGGTTGGAACAGCTTATATTGGAATAACCATGACCAACCACGAATTGTATCAAGGTTTGGAAATGATAAAGAGTACCGAAACAAATCAGCTAAAATGCTAGGAACTCTACTTCATATGATGAAAGGCACGCCTTATATTTATCAAGGAGAAGAAATCGGGATGACCAATGTAAAGTTTCCTGACATCTCGGATTATAAAGATATTGAAACTATTAATATGTACAATGAAAAACTGGAAGCGGGTCTAGACAAAGACAGCATCATGAATAGTATTTATATAAAAGGTCGCGATAATGCTAGAACACCAATGCAATGGGATGATAGTGAACATAGTGGGTTTACAATTGGAACACCTTGGATAAACGTCAATCCGAATTATGCTACGATAAACGTGAAACAAGCACTCGAAGATAAAGATTCGGTATTTTATTATTATAAAAAGCTTATTCACACTCGAAAATCAAATGACATCATCATTTATGGATCATATGATATATGGCAAGAGGACCATTCACAAGTGTTTGCTTATACTCGGACTTTCAAAGAGCAAACATTGTTTGTAGCATGTAATTTTTATGGTGATACAACAACAATTACCCTCCCCGACATTTTTGCCAGTGAACAACGACAAATTCTTATTACAAATGATGATGAAGAACAGCTTAATGGCACCATATTAACATTAAAGCCATATGAGGCAAAAGTATATTTAGTATAA
- a CDS encoding DUF6449 domain-containing protein, with protein MSSKTSFFNKGILLQNLKQHGWIGIVFLIGLLYSSPLQLLMVVSSKHFPYTYVTNIFLETSEWQSLFLFIMPVLTAIFLFRYMHVKDSADMIHSLPITRLNLLANHIFSGIILLLIPIWITGGIAWLVTQSHQLYHFVTIGDLVEWLLLYSLLAIFMFAFSTAVGMFSGLSVAQGILTYILLFLPIGLFTLVVYQLDLLLYGFSNLQLSSWIERLSPITRLYAYTNMPYTVIEIIIYVIVTIALFVLSYSLYRYRHIEKASEPIAFSILKPIFKYGITFCSMLVIGSHFASVQNNQLGWVIFGYGTGSIIGYLIASMVLKKSWRVFDRSIIKGFSIYTSIVLLLLLFVQFDLFGFENRVPSLDSIESVYFNQNPYLVNIYDEDTVKEVSFIEDPEFIDMVRVLHQEIVDTKPAELTELTWRNQPISLQYQLTNGRKISRQYLIPVHHVDSQLKEILESDVYKQDYYGIGGLQASQLSKIRIYSYHPIAKQGKVFTSEEEMAEFLSVLQQDINALSYKDMMSWHSWGTISLELENKRYIQLEWSKSFQYVDAWLAEKEALANIRIVPSDIESMEIITPTETFEEELYAYQLLSDEYEYKVLLTSQNTQDIEEALTLFEEGVPGFYHVRFFTKNGDEFHGALSENNLPSFLQ; from the coding sequence ATGAGTTCAAAAACATCCTTCTTTAATAAAGGAATATTGTTGCAAAATTTAAAACAACATGGCTGGATCGGGATTGTCTTTCTTATCGGTTTACTCTATTCTAGCCCGCTTCAATTATTAATGGTTGTGTCAAGTAAACACTTTCCTTATACCTATGTGACAAACATATTTTTAGAAACGTCTGAATGGCAATCACTATTCTTGTTTATTATGCCTGTATTAACTGCGATTTTTTTATTCCGATACATGCATGTAAAAGATTCCGCAGATATGATTCATAGCCTACCTATAACACGATTGAACTTATTGGCTAATCATATATTTTCAGGGATTATTTTATTACTTATCCCGATTTGGATTACAGGTGGTATTGCTTGGCTTGTCACGCAATCCCATCAACTTTATCATTTCGTGACAATCGGGGACCTTGTTGAATGGCTTCTTCTTTATTCCTTACTTGCTATATTTATGTTTGCTTTTTCAACGGCAGTTGGAATGTTTTCAGGGTTATCTGTTGCACAAGGGATACTTACGTATATTCTGCTATTTTTGCCCATAGGACTTTTTACACTCGTTGTCTATCAATTAGACCTTTTATTATATGGGTTTTCTAATCTTCAACTTTCTTCATGGATTGAAAGATTATCTCCAATCACCCGGTTATATGCCTATACTAATATGCCTTACACCGTGATAGAAATTATTATCTATGTCATTGTCACAATAGCTTTATTTGTATTATCCTATTCTCTTTATAGGTACCGTCATATTGAAAAAGCCTCTGAGCCTATTGCATTTTCAATATTAAAACCTATCTTTAAATATGGGATTACGTTCTGCTCGATGCTTGTCATCGGAAGTCATTTTGCTAGTGTGCAAAACAACCAATTAGGTTGGGTTATTTTTGGATATGGAACAGGATCGATTATTGGGTATCTCATTGCATCCATGGTATTGAAAAAAAGCTGGCGCGTATTTGATCGAAGTATTATAAAAGGCTTTAGTATTTACACGAGTATTGTTTTATTATTACTTCTTTTTGTGCAATTTGATTTATTTGGTTTTGAAAATCGTGTTCCTTCCCTTGACTCAATTGAAAGTGTTTATTTTAATCAAAATCCATATTTAGTGAACATCTATGATGAAGACACTGTAAAGGAAGTATCCTTTATTGAAGATCCTGAATTTATTGACATGGTACGAGTGCTTCACCAAGAAATTGTTGACACTAAACCAGCTGAACTAACAGAACTAACTTGGCGAAACCAGCCCATCAGCCTTCAGTATCAATTAACGAATGGGAGGAAGATTTCAAGACAATATCTAATTCCCGTTCATCATGTTGACTCACAGTTAAAAGAAATTCTTGAATCTGATGTGTATAAACAAGACTATTATGGCATTGGCGGTCTTCAAGCCTCACAACTGAGTAAAATTCGGATTTATTCTTACCATCCTATTGCAAAGCAAGGTAAGGTATTTACATCCGAGGAAGAAATGGCTGAATTTCTTTCAGTATTACAGCAAGATATAAATGCTCTTTCGTATAAAGATATGATGTCATGGCATAGCTGGGGTACTATCTCTCTAGAATTGGAAAACAAACGTTATATTCAACTTGAATGGAGTAAATCTTTTCAATATGTGGATGCCTGGTTAGCAGAAAAAGAAGCTTTAGCAAACATTCGAATTGTCCCTTCCGATATTGAATCAATGGAGATTATTACACCAACGGAAACATTTGAAGAAGAATTATATGCCTATCAATTATTATCTGACGAATATGAGTACAAAGTCTTGTTAACAAGCCAAAACACACAAGATATTGAAGAAGCGTTAACCCTTTTTGAAGAAGGAGTACCTGGATTTTACCACGTTCGCTTTTTCACAAAAAATGGGGATGAATTTCACGGGGCTTTGTCCGAGAATAATTTACCTTCCTTTTTACAGTAA
- a CDS encoding ABC transporter ATP-binding protein, whose product MIEINQLSKTFENEKAVNDLDLHVAKGSIYGLLGSNGAGKTTLLKMIAGIYKPDYGTILINGEPNFENVKIKQNIIFIPDVPYFLPQSTVHQMAHYYRHFYTEWNESRYIRLQEVFGIDPKRKIQRLSKGMKRQVAFWLALSTMPDLIILDEPIDGLDSVMRQKIKNLLFQDVAEREMTILVSSHNLREIEDICDHVGIMHEGKLLIEKDVDDLKADTHKIQIVLQTKDQEELIENNLNVLHKEKRGSVILYVVKGHEDTITTYIEQFGPTVFDLLPLTLEEIFIYEMGGVGYEFKNILL is encoded by the coding sequence ATGATTGAAATTAACCAGTTATCCAAAACGTTTGAAAATGAAAAGGCTGTAAACGATTTGGATCTACATGTAGCAAAAGGATCTATATATGGCTTATTAGGGTCCAATGGGGCTGGTAAAACAACACTATTAAAAATGATTGCCGGAATTTATAAACCAGATTATGGAACGATACTTATCAACGGGGAACCAAACTTTGAAAATGTGAAAATCAAACAAAATATTATCTTCATCCCTGACGTCCCTTACTTTTTACCACAATCTACGGTTCACCAAATGGCTCATTATTATCGCCATTTTTACACAGAGTGGAATGAATCGAGATATATTCGCTTACAAGAAGTGTTTGGCATTGATCCAAAACGAAAGATTCAACGTTTATCAAAAGGAATGAAGCGACAAGTCGCTTTCTGGCTTGCGTTGTCTACCATGCCTGATCTTATCATCCTAGATGAGCCAATTGATGGATTAGATTCTGTCATGCGACAAAAAATTAAAAATCTCCTATTTCAAGATGTGGCTGAACGTGAAATGACGATCCTCGTCTCTTCTCATAATTTACGGGAGATAGAAGATATTTGTGACCATGTTGGGATTATGCACGAAGGAAAACTTCTTATTGAAAAAGATGTTGATGATTTAAAAGCAGATACACATAAAATTCAAATTGTATTACAAACGAAAGATCAAGAAGAGCTAATTGAAAACAACCTGAATGTCCTGCACAAAGAAAAACGGGGAAGCGTTATTTTATACGTTGTAAAAGGCCATGAAGATACAATAACCACGTATATCGAACAATTCGGCCCAACCGTTTTTGATTTATTACCACTTACACTTGAGGAAATCTTCATTTATGAAATGGGAGGTGTTGGTTATGAGTTCAAAAACATCCTTCTTTAA
- a CDS encoding ATP-binding protein → MKNEPWYITYSKHTCEHTYRLSREQFPSLAPVYSEDELKSLRQLFEEVIIVTKHFIKKQVSYMDGIPTLILISNEDGIIIDLYGDEQLKESLGIVVGTSFSEQHLGTTSISLCLKHKHSIQTKGEEHFYPHFFDYSSTTSAFHIMSQNESYLGGTITMITKKEHSNTLHLGLLASSVDSIERELALYTQHKKLLEFNQNMINSNRNGIIITDENGVISSINDSASFIFNLVDKNLIGQPISDIHLVGGYFQTVLQEVKKMENIEITCSANKQTYYFIADIVPIFDLNNKLIGALGQFHDFTERHQLEQQVIVNEKFSAIGKLSAGLAHEIRNPLTPIMGFIDILKKQHHNAETSWYYDIIHDELHRIKHLVDTFVITAKSEAPSKRQINIIELIQQTVNLMESEGNLKNVQFDLTQIPNEDILLLVDPSQLKQVFINLFQNAMDVMTNGGIISLSTSVTDKEVKINIEDNGVGMSNEELQQLFTPFFTTKDDGIGLGLSVCYRIIKNHKGTITVQSTKGIGTTFTITLPL, encoded by the coding sequence ATGAAGAATGAACCTTGGTATATTACATACTCAAAACATACTTGTGAACATACATATCGTCTAAGCCGCGAACAGTTCCCTTCATTAGCCCCTGTTTACTCTGAAGACGAACTTAAATCATTACGACAACTATTTGAAGAAGTAATTATCGTAACGAAGCACTTTATAAAAAAACAAGTCAGTTATATGGATGGTATCCCTACTTTGATTTTAATATCGAATGAAGATGGTATAATTATTGACCTTTATGGTGACGAGCAACTGAAAGAATCGCTAGGTATTGTTGTTGGAACTAGCTTCTCAGAACAACATTTAGGTACGACTTCGATTAGTCTTTGCTTAAAACATAAGCATTCAATTCAAACTAAAGGGGAAGAGCATTTTTATCCACATTTCTTTGATTATAGTTCCACTACCTCCGCTTTTCATATTATGAGTCAAAACGAGTCTTATCTAGGTGGAACGATCACAATGATAACAAAAAAAGAGCATAGCAACACCCTGCATCTTGGACTGTTAGCTTCATCTGTTGATTCAATTGAGCGAGAACTGGCTTTATATACACAGCATAAAAAACTACTAGAATTTAATCAAAACATGATTAATTCAAATCGAAATGGAATTATTATTACCGATGAGAACGGCGTCATTTCATCTATAAATGATAGTGCCTCCTTCATCTTTAATTTAGTAGACAAGAACCTTATCGGCCAGCCCATTTCTGACATCCATTTAGTTGGTGGCTATTTCCAAACCGTATTACAGGAAGTAAAAAAAATGGAGAACATTGAAATCACATGTTCTGCAAATAAGCAGACATATTATTTTATCGCCGACATTGTTCCGATTTTTGATTTAAATAACAAGTTAATTGGGGCCCTCGGGCAATTTCATGATTTTACAGAACGACATCAATTAGAACAACAAGTCATCGTGAATGAAAAATTTTCTGCTATTGGTAAATTAAGTGCAGGACTAGCTCATGAAATCCGAAACCCGCTTACGCCTATTATGGGTTTTATTGACATATTAAAAAAGCAACATCATAATGCCGAAACAAGCTGGTATTACGATATTATCCATGATGAATTACATCGAATCAAACATTTAGTGGATACTTTTGTTATAACAGCAAAATCAGAAGCTCCTTCAAAGCGGCAAATTAACATCATTGAATTAATACAACAAACCGTGAACTTAATGGAAAGTGAAGGCAATTTAAAAAATGTTCAATTTGATTTAACGCAAATCCCAAATGAAGACATTTTACTTCTTGTCGACCCAAGTCAATTGAAACAAGTGTTTATTAATTTATTTCAAAATGCAATGGATGTTATGACAAACGGTGGAATTATTTCCCTTAGTACATCTGTGACAGACAAAGAAGTAAAAATTAATATTGAAGATAATGGCGTCGGGATGTCAAATGAAGAACTTCAACAATTGTTCACACCTTTTTTCACAACAAAAGATGATGGAATTGGGTTAGGGCTTTCCGTCTGTTATCGAATTATTAAAAATCATAAAGGAACGATTACCGTCCAATCCACAAAAGGAATTGGTACGACATTTACGATTACATTACCATTATAG
- a CDS encoding methyl-accepting chemotaxis protein, translating into MWKTVKKKMEQQTKRFEERKFSINSLKSKRFPLVFKLLIVVIGIVLISSISGVFLLASNNTVQKEVQNLNQLTSTKDQYTNINNSINQIGLIQYDLLTDGYTDTRVRVLKEEIEKVDAELKDIEEFMTQSDDIASYYNHLQSGFDQFVYIYENLLAEPFVGERANRVRVDASQRITKALQTTEGAHSRIQPYFDNAFDENVGVVNEALKRNQQTLFVTVISIGLVSLIILVLFAKNLNAGISLILKRIEAYRNGDFTFDAKMTRRDEIWDINEGLKTMADQLTDSLHSNIKASEEMLVVSNDVTNRAKLNQEATGKIEELAGLFRQDAQKQLDHATSISAVTEQSSVSSQEIEYAAMSINKKMVEMNEGAKGGSSQMVEMSETIKAASEETKALSQNMREVVSSMDEVSKFMTDIEGITGQTNLLALNASIEAARAGEAGKGFSVVANEIRNLSNQTNSFSEQIKTIILRTQGNTVQFMEQFATFEQIVQSVVSTSDEVREIFNEISKKGSNLSVENKEITEAIQAISTGLQEVAASTEDLVESASVLVERSEEITACTTEQITVSGDLVGDMNRLEAVANKVKESTKKFTIN; encoded by the coding sequence ATGTGGAAAACGGTAAAAAAGAAAATGGAACAACAAACGAAAAGGTTTGAGGAGAGAAAATTTTCGATAAACTCGCTTAAAAGTAAACGCTTTCCTTTGGTATTCAAACTATTAATTGTTGTCATCGGGATTGTATTGATTAGTTCTATTTCTGGTGTGTTTCTGCTAGCAAGTAATAATACGGTCCAAAAAGAGGTACAAAATTTAAATCAACTAACTTCAACAAAAGACCAGTATACAAATATTAATAACAGTATTAATCAAATTGGATTAATTCAATATGATTTATTGACTGATGGTTATACTGATACAAGAGTTAGGGTTTTAAAAGAAGAAATTGAGAAAGTAGATGCGGAACTTAAAGATATTGAAGAATTTATGACGCAAAGTGATGATATTGCTAGTTACTATAACCATCTTCAATCCGGGTTTGACCAATTTGTATACATATATGAAAACCTATTGGCGGAACCTTTTGTGGGAGAAAGAGCAAATCGAGTTAGAGTCGATGCTTCGCAAAGAATAACAAAAGCGCTACAAACAACAGAAGGGGCTCATTCAAGGATTCAGCCGTACTTCGATAATGCATTTGATGAAAATGTCGGGGTTGTGAATGAAGCGCTCAAAAGAAATCAACAGACGCTGTTTGTAACGGTGATTAGTATTGGGCTTGTATCTCTTATTATCTTAGTTTTATTTGCAAAAAATTTAAACGCAGGAATATCGCTTATCCTTAAAAGAATTGAAGCTTATCGAAATGGTGATTTTACATTTGATGCTAAAATGACAAGACGTGATGAAATTTGGGACATTAATGAAGGTTTAAAAACAATGGCTGACCAATTAACAGATTCATTACACTCTAATATAAAAGCGAGCGAGGAAATGCTTGTTGTTTCCAATGATGTAACGAATCGAGCAAAACTAAACCAAGAAGCAACCGGGAAAATTGAAGAGTTGGCTGGATTATTCCGCCAAGATGCGCAAAAGCAATTAGACCATGCAACATCAATATCAGCTGTTACTGAGCAATCTTCGGTTAGCTCACAAGAAATTGAATATGCGGCAATGTCCATAAATAAGAAAATGGTTGAAATGAACGAAGGAGCAAAAGGTGGCTCATCTCAAATGGTTGAAATGAGTGAAACGATAAAAGCTGCTTCTGAAGAAACGAAAGCACTATCTCAAAATATGAGAGAAGTCGTTTCAAGTATGGATGAGGTTTCTAAATTTATGACCGATATTGAAGGAATAACAGGTCAAACGAATTTGCTTGCTTTAAATGCTTCGATTGAAGCAGCAAGGGCCGGCGAAGCAGGGAAAGGATTTTCTGTAGTCGCAAATGAAATCCGGAATTTATCAAATCAAACAAATTCATTTTCAGAGCAAATTAAAACCATTATTTTACGAACGCAAGGGAATACAGTTCAATTTATGGAACAGTTTGCAACTTTCGAGCAAATCGTGCAATCGGTTGTCTCTACATCTGATGAAGTGCGAGAAATATTTAATGAAATCAGTAAAAAAGGTTCAAACTTATCAGTTGAGAACAAAGAAATAACCGAAGCAATTCAAGCGATTTCAACAGGTTTGCAAGAAGTGGCAGCTTCTACTGAAGATTTAGTAGAATCAGCTTCCGTTCTAGTTGAAAGATCCGAAGAAATAACAGCTTGCACAACAGAGCAAATCACAGTTTCAGGTGATTTAGTTGGGGATATGAACCGTTTGGAAGCTGTTGCAAATAAAGTGAAAGAGAGTACGAAAAAGTTCACAATTAATTAA